The following are from one region of the Biomphalaria glabrata chromosome 4, xgBioGlab47.1, whole genome shotgun sequence genome:
- the LOC106056534 gene encoding uncharacterized protein DDB_G0287625-like: protein MKVSCHKLIFAIICLIFSLDGIESAAVAKNEYYMDLRADCLSTGFLDVPRDQTVYVNARSTGTVNNQQLTCYLQFNPQTDGDTLKMWVESGSYISDCDVSLEMSMNDEKYIYGCQSSQNSLPNYQTINGKGTLRLIRKSYGDLDFGFKIGIKATKSMAAVTPGDSSSGNVGMIVGIVVGIIVAIVIATVICVCCYRKRHNNDTKNGGLLSKNALSASSTCTFDNTGAKNGGLEFPGSDRKLLGKDGIDYENEDRLKPKSALERFGPSPPKNQKASENVSEVKRREPELRQIPVPTARVIPNVSQRNKNESQGKNANIPAPPPIEALLSRQSSTVTSSSETIGERNERNGGSPGDRNSQGNNTIFAALRNNPKFRKSFRENEADAEDRAQRISSYTSTSSMASDTSKPQLPLLPSTNSAKPELKKPQLPPVPKLRPRPSSPERRGEIAAIHRHRPSSSTSESSRLDAGKGDENVKSQKMKSTEASKSLPKKDGRRNDHSSDSEESEQSRRHRHRSKDRDKEPKRKQHTDRRSRSNSKKKYHSDSEDSESSRGKSRPRHRSEDRDKDPKRRQHNERQGRKKSKDDFSSESEVSEIYKDIRSKSRGNTVDREDKRKEKPEEPSASEEKRDRDYERKFVKSTGVRKSKGKGVHRMNRSKSTGSALEELESNYSQSKSAGSVKSLNLNFIDEDIDLDSNLQPFKRAGSKQSLYASRSSLYGRRRKNSMGETISLSSYMYDDVESRMSDFDRASISTKDKARMFKSTGDLDLNMQTVKIVRDCSTWTGSSKCVEVFEKRPLTRGRHDKRYNRGTQTSSHKERNNSLASEASVHSTHRLKSRSKSQESLGSDKRRRTHKNDDRNKSPHHSRSDLRSKDGRSRSKSRAKSTDSDSTHYTVDSSDSGNTQHSTHKPKAKPKPKQRNLTVDDDLESVISAAPSAAYIPYQPATNPQYIPVNYPVAPYPQPYLAPVPNAVPFVAPNVVMQKPAIAPKPVTQAPQSGGTKWDQLVNLTEGMKKRRHQMGESINETESVMSSAWSEFTPQVYVQDPNRTYSTSYPESSGPVPQYGYYHAPPSESNI from the exons ATGAAAGTCTCTTGTCACAAACTCATTTTCGCaataatttgtttgattttctCATTGGATGGCATTGAGTCAGCAGCAGTTGCTAAGAATGAGT ATTACATGGACCTGAGGGCAGACTGTCTTTCTACAGGCTTTTTAGATGTCCCCAGAGACCAGACTGTTTATGTTAATGCTCGATCTACAGGCACAGTCAATAATCAGCAGCTGACTTGTTACCTGCAGTTTAATCCCCAGACAGATGGCGATACATTAAAAATGTGGGTGGAGTCTGGGTCATATATCAGTGATTGTGATGTTTCTCTAGAGATGTCGATGAATGACGAG aaatatatatatggttgCCAGTCATCACAGAATAGCCTTCCCAACTATCAAACTATCAATGGAAAGGGAACTTTGAGACTGATCAGAAAATCTTACGGTGACTTGGATTTCGGATTTAAAATTGGAATCAAAGCAACTAAAA GTATGGCTGCTGTAACTCCTGGAGATTCCAGTTCGGGAAATGTTGGAATGATAGTAGGCATCGTAGTTGGCATCATTGTTGCCATTGTGATAGCCACTGTCATTTGTGTTTGCTGCTATCGCAAGAGACACAATAATGACACAAAGAATGGTGGCTTGCTGAGCAAGAATGCCCTGTCTGCCAGTTCCACTTGTACTTTTGACAACACTGGGGCCAAAAATGGTGGGCTTGAGTTCCCAGGCTCAGACAGGAAGCTTTTGGGAAAAGATGGTATAGACTATGAAAATGAAGACAGATTAAAGCCAAAATCAGCACTAGAAAGGTTTGGACCATCTCCACCCAAAAATCAAAAAGCTAGTGAAAATGTCAGCGAGGTGAAGAGAAGAGAACCAGAGTTAAGACAGATTCCAGTGCCTACTGCACGAGTGATCCCAAATGTTTCCCAGAGGAATAAAAATGAAAGCCAGGGCAAAAACGCAAACATTCCTGCCCCGCCTCCTATAGAAGCTTTACTGAGCAGACAATCTTCTACTGTAACCTCTTCCAGTGAAACAATcggagaaagaaatgaaagaaatggCGGTTCTCCAGGTGACAGAAATAGTCAGGGTAATAATACCATCTTTGCGGCACTTCGAAACAATCCTAAATTCAGAAAATCTTTTCGTGAAAATGAAGCAGATGCAGAGGATCGAGCTCAAAGAATTTCTAGTTATACCTCCACAAGCTCAATGGCTTCAGACACTAGCAAACCTCAACTACCTCTTTTACCATCTACTAATTCTGCAAAGCCAGAGCTGAAAAAACCACAGCTTCCACCAGTTCCTAAACTCAGACCAAGGCCATCAAGTCCAGAGAGACGTGGAGAGATAGCAGCAATACATCGCCACCGACCTTCATCCTCAACTTCTGAAAGCTCAAGGTTGGATGCTGGAAAAGGGGATGAAAATGTTAAATCTCAGAAAATGAAATCCACTGAGGCATCTAAATCATTGCCTAAAAAAGATGGAAGGAGAAACGATCATAGCAGTGACTCAGAGGAAAGTGAACAAAGTAGAAGACACAGGCACAGATCTAAAGATAGAGACAAAGAGCCAAAGAGAAAGCAACATACAGATAGACGCAGTAGAAGCAATAGCAAGAAAAAATATCATAGTGACTCTGAAGACAGCGAATCGAGTCGGGGCAAATCCAGACCTAGACACAGATCTGAAGATAGAGATAAGGATCCCAAAAGAAGGCAACATAATGAGAGACAGGGTAGAAAAAAGAGCAAAGATGATTTCAGCAGTGAGTCTGAAGTAAGTGAAATTTATAAAGATATAAGGTCCAAAAGTAGAGGCAACACAGTAGACAGAGAGgataagagaaaagaaaagccAGAAGAACCATCAGCAAGTGAggagaagagagacagagactatGAAAGAAAATTTGTCAAATCTACAGGTGTAAGAAAATCCAAAGGAAAAGGTGTTCACAGAATGAATCGGTCTAAGAGTACTGGCAGTGCTCTAGAAGAGCTGGAGTCAAATTACTCTCAAAGTAAATCTGCTGGCAGTGTGAAGTCTCTGAACCTTAACTTCATTGATGAGGATATTGACTTAGACAGTAATCTGCAAC CTTTTAAAAGGGCAGGCTCAAAGCAATCTTTATACGCCTCAAGATCTTCTCTCTATGGTCGCAGACGTAAAAACTCAATGGGAGAAACCATTTCTTTGTCCTCCTATATGTACGATGATGTGGAGTCCAGAATGTCTGACTTTGACAGAGCGAGCATTTCCACCAAGGACAAAGCCAGAATGTTCAAATCAACTGGAGATCTTGATTTAAATATGCAGACTGTCAAAATAGTTAGAGATTGTAGCACTTGGACAGGCAGCAGTAAATGTGTGGAGGTATTTGAAAAGAGACCTCTAACCAGAGGCCGACATGACAAACGCTACAATCGTGGAACTCAGACAAGCTCTCACAAAGAGAGAAATAACTCCCTGGCATCAGAAGCATCAGTTCACTCAACACATCGACTAAAATCCAGAAGTAAAAGCCAGGAAAGCCTTGGATCGGACAAAAGACGTAGAACACATAAGAACGATGATAGAAATAAGAGTCCTCATCATTCCAGGTCAGATTTAAGAAGTAAGGATGGCAGAAGTAGGTCAAAAAGTAGGGCGAAATCCACAGACTCTGACAGCACTCACTATACTGTCGACTCATCTGACAGTGGCAATACCCAACATAGCACTCATAAACCCAAAGCCAAACCAAAACCTAAACagagaaatttgacagttgatgatGATTTAGAAAGTGTTATCTCAGCTGCACCTTCAGCTGCATACATTCCATACCAACCTGCTACCAACCCTCAGTACATTCCTGTAAATTATCCTGTAGCACCATATCCACAGCCTTACTTAGCACCTGTACCTAATGCTGTTCCTTTTGTAGCTCCTAATGTTGTTATGCAAAAGCCAGCTATTGCTCCTAAGCCTGTTACCCAGGCCCCCCAGAGTGGTGGCACCAAGTGGGACCAGCTTGTCAACCTCACGGAAGGCATGAAGAAACGCAGGCATCAAATGGGCGAGTCCATCAATGAGACAGAGTCAGTCATGAGCTCGGCATGGAGTGAGTTCACACCTCAGGTTTACGTGCAGGATCCAAACAGAACCTACAGCACCTCCTATCCAGAATCTTCAGGGCCAGTACCACAGTACGGATACTACCATGCTCCCCCATCAGAAAGTaatatataa
- the LOC106056571 gene encoding 3-hydroxyacyl-CoA dehydrogenase type-2-like, producing MSTIGSLKNVVALVTGGASGLGKATVERFVKQGAKVVLCDLANSKGQEVAQALGSNCIFTPTDVTSEEDVSKALQLAKDKFGGLQVAVNCAGIGVAFKTYNFNKQRPHELTDFNKVLMVNTGGTFNVIRLAAGLIGSNEPNSDGQRGVIVNTASVAAFDGQMGQAAYSASKGAIVSMTLPIARDLASQGIRVVTVAPGLFDTPLLQQLPEKVRKFLSSTIPFPSRLGHPEEYAHLVQSIVENPLLNGEVIRLDGALRMMP from the exons ATGTCTACAATAGGCAGTCTAAAG aATGTGGTTGCTCTGGTTACTGGAGGAGCTTCAGGCTTAGGAAAAGCTACAGTGGAAAGATTTGTCAAGCAAGGAGCtaaagtagttttgtgtgactTAGCTAATTCTAAAGGCCAAGAAGTGGCTCAGGCCTTAGGATCTAATTGTATCTTTACTCCAACTGAT GTAACCTCAGAAGAGGATGTTTCAAAGGCACTTCAGTTAGCCAAAGATAAATTTGGTGGTCTTCAAGTGGCTGTCAATTGTGCAGGAATTGGTGTGGCATTCAAGACGTACAATTTCAATAAACAGCGACCTCATGAATTAACAGATTTCAATAAAGTTCTAATG GTAAACACAGGAGGAACTTTTAATGTGATTAGACTGGCAGCAGGTTTGATAGGATCAAATGAACCAAACAGTGATGGACAACGTGGTGTCATAGTTAATACTGCCAGTGTGGCTGCTTTTGATGGTCAGATGGGTCAAGCTGCATACTCAGCAAGTAAAGGAGCCATCGTATCTATGACTTTACCCATTGCCAGAGATCTGGCTTCTCAAGGAATCCGTGTGGTTACAGTGGCACCAG GCTTGTTTGACACACCTCTTCTTCAACAGCTTCCAGAAAAAGTTCGCAAATTTTTATCCAGTACAATTCCATTTCCTTCGCGATTGGGTCATCCAGAAGAATATGCCCACCTTGTGCAAAGCATTGTTGAGAATCCATTGCTTAATGGAGAGGTCATAAGACTGGATGGAGCCCTAAGAATGATGccttaa